AAGAGCAATAAATACTATTGAAAGAGGTGCTGAAAGTTTACGTTTTACTATTCAAAACGAAAATATAAACGTTCAAAATTTACTAGAAAATCTTCCTTTAGAAGGCAGAATTGTTTATTTTCATTTGAGTTTTCTCTCAATCGATTTCGTTAAAAAATTAGACAGTATTTCTGCACAGAAAAAAGCAACGTTTTATATCAATTTAGATCCAATTGGTTATTTAGCAAGAGAAGGAAACTGGTTTACAACATCAGATAAAAACAATTTTGAAACAATCGATAAAATTTCAAAAGAAGTTAATCTTTCAATTTTAAGCATAGATTCTGGATTATACCAAAATGCCGGAGCTAATATTACCCAGCAGATAGCTTATAGTTTAGCACATGCTAATGAATATTTGAATCGTTTTGCTGATTTTTCAAAACCTATGGTTTTTCAAATATCTGTTGGAACAAATTACTTTTTTGAAATTGCCAAACTTCGTGCACTGCGAATGCTTTTCAAATTAATTGCTGCCGAATACAACCCTGATATAGATTGTCATTTTCTGGTTACACCAACAAAACGCAATAAAACTATTTACGATTATAATGTCAATATGCTTCGCACTACAACCGAATGCATGTCGGCTATTTTAGGCGGTGCCGATGCTGTTGCCAATTTGCCTTATGACTCTTTGTATCATAAAGACAATGAATTTGGCGACCGAATTGCGCGCAATCAGCTTTTAGTTTTAAAACACGAAAGTTATTTTGATAAAGTTGATAATCCGGCAGACGGAAGTTATTACATTGAAAGTTTAACCATGCAGTTGGCAGAAAAAAGTTTGATTTTATTCAAAGATATTGAAGCAAATGGCGGTTTCTTAAAACTTTTGAATGATGGAACTATTAAAAAGAAAATTCAGGAAAGTGCCAATAAAGAGCAGGAATTATTCGATTCTAAAAAAGAAATCTTGTTAGGCACTAATAAATATCCGAACAAAGAAGACAGAATGAAACATGATTTAGAATTGTTTCCTTTTGTAAAAATCAAACCACGAAAAACATTAATTACGCCAATTATTGAAAAAAGATTAGCCGAAAAGTTGGAACAGGAAAGGCTGGAACAAGAATAAAATGGGATTTTATTTTATTGCTTTTTGGATATTATCATTAATTATGATCGTTACTTGTCTAATTTTTTTGACAATCGGAGTTACATATAAAAACTATAAAAAGATTTTTATTGGAATTACAGCCATGGTGCTAGGAATATTGTTTTATTATTTACCATACTATTTAATAATGCATAGTATGATTAATTCGCTTAAAAACCTTCGTTAGTCATTCAACATAAAATGAGAAAAGACCTTAAACATATTAATCTTCAAAGTCAAAAGTCGAAAGTCGAAAGTCAAAAGTTAGACAATTCGACAGATAATTTTGCAACCGCCGAAGGAATCAAACTCAAAAAACAATATTCTGAAAAGGATATTGAAGATTTAGAGTTTTTGGATTTTGGAGCTGGCTTTACGCCTAATTTGCGTGGCCCATATGCTACAATGTATGTTCGTCGTCCGTGGACAATTCGTCAATATGCCGGATTTTCGACTGCCGAAGAAAGTAATGCTTTTTACAGAAGAAATCTTGCGGCAGGTCAAAAAGGACTTTCCATTGCTTTTGATTTACCAACGCACCGCGGTTACGATTCAGATCATGAAAGAGTTGTGGGCGATGTTGGAAAAGCTGGAGTTGCCATTGATTCTGTTGAAGATATGAAAGTATTATTCGATCAGATTCCGCTTGACGAAATGTCAGTTTCAATGACTATGAACGGCGCCGTTTTAC
The sequence above is a segment of the Flavobacterium sp. genome. Coding sequences within it:
- a CDS encoding methylmalonyl-CoA mutase subunit beta, with protein sequence MATNLFEDFNPISSKQWKQKIQFELDGADYNQTVIWNSPEDIQVKPFYHSDEFTKSASVQTQASEFKICQNIFVHDIDKSVKRAINTIERGAESLRFTIQNENINVQNLLENLPLEGRIVYFHLSFLSIDFVKKLDSISAQKKATFYINLDPIGYLAREGNWFTTSDKNNFETIDKISKEVNLSILSIDSGLYQNAGANITQQIAYSLAHANEYLNRFADFSKPMVFQISVGTNYFFEIAKLRALRMLFKLIAAEYNPDIDCHFLVTPTKRNKTIYDYNVNMLRTTTECMSAILGGADAVANLPYDSLYHKDNEFGDRIARNQLLVLKHESYFDKVDNPADGSYYIESLTMQLAEKSLILFKDIEANGGFLKLLNDGTIKKKIQESANKEQELFDSKKEILLGTNKYPNKEDRMKHDLELFPFVKIKPRKTLITPIIEKRLAEKLEQERLEQE